The segment GTGTGGTCACGGCTTGGATGAGATTCTATAATGGTTGTGGGACTGTCAGCATACAGGCCAGCTAACAGTAAGGCCGACTTTACCTGAGCGCTGGCAACCGGCATATTATAGTTTATACCATGCAGCTTCTTACCAACTATTGTAAGCGGGGCATGCCGGCCGCCGTCCGGGCTGTTTATATCGGCTCCCATCTGTCTTAAAGGCTCTACTACACGCAGCATAGGACGACACAGTATTGACTCGTCCCCCGTCAAACAGCTAGTAAAAGGCTGAGCAGCCAATATACCGGACATTAGCCTGATAGTGGTACCTGAATTTCCAACATCAAGCAAGCGCTCTGGAGGCTTGAGACCGTACATACCAACACCTTTAACCTGGACATGATGGCTATCTATATCAATGGTTACACCTAATTCCCTGAAACACGATACGGTGTTCAGGCAGTCTTCCCCTGTAAGAAAACCATCTATAGATGTGATGCCATCTGCTATGGCTCCCAACATTATAGCTCTATGGGATATGGATTTATCACCCGGCACAGTCAGATGGCCACGTATATGACTCTTTTTATATATATTAGCCCTCATCACTACCTCCCATGAATGTCTTATAACCAGAGCTTGGATAAATTCGTAGCACTTAAAATTAGTTTATACCAAAGCCATCGCCAGTGCAATATCACCATAGTTTAAAAAGGTGAGGTTCTCCTCACCTTTATTCCTCAATAAAACCTTTTTCAAATTTTTCAAGGACCATTGGCATAGATGTATATTCGAGTTCGTCCAGGGGCAGCCTGTGAGGCTCAAAGGGTCCAAGCTGCCTCAATATGTCAGCTATTTCAAGGCCCTTTTGTCTCGCTCTGTCAAAGGCCATATCACCAAACATATCCTGCGGACCGAGTAACTTCCCATTGCATATCTGATAACCTGCAGCTACTACCCGTGGCGGGCCGTCAAACCTTGTCGGCATTGCCTGTTTTATGGATACTGGTATAAGTGGGGCATTGTGAGACCCTCTCATCCATCCGGCTACGATATGTGGATTGGCAAATGGTTCCAGCGCCTCGCCTACAGCAGGGAAACCATTCTGCGTCCTCACTATCATCACAGGATCATCCTTCCCTACGTACCGCCCTGCAATATAGTTCATGGTCTGTGTTGACGACACAGCGACAATTTCGCCATCCCTGGTATAGACTGATTTAATGCAATATCTGCCGTGTGAACCTATGAATACGAGCAGGTCGTATATGTCCTCCGGCGAGTTTAAATAAACCTTTTTATGTTCCTTAAGGTCAAGGACCTCAAAGACGAAACCTTTATGCATCTTTGGGTCTATAACCAGTCCGATAGTGTTGAAGGGGTCGGCAAACATCTTATAAAGTGGCAGGTTCCATGCACCCGGTTCTGTCTTATCTGCCATAAATATCAGTACAGGTTCGCTGGCTCTCTCTTCAAATTCCATTTCCGCCGCCCCAGGCCCCATGCCTTTGATATTTCCTGAAAAGGTATCCTTTAAAAGATCCTGGCCTGCTCCATAGAGTTTCAATTCTTTTGCGACCTCTGTACAGGATTTGAACGTGTCCCATGCAAGCTGGTGTATCGCATCACTATCCACACCCTTTTCGTGGGTCATTATAAGTTGAATATCATCACCTACAGACAACACATTAAAGTCAATCAGGAGTTCTTTATTAGCATCCAGGTATTCCCTGGCCCTGTCCAGGAGTTTTTGGTGTACCGATGAATGACCGACAAACCCACCCACATCTGCTTTGATAACACTTAACGTTAATTTAGACATACTATATCTCCACACTCCTTTATAAATGTTACTTTATTCATATATATTCGATAAAAAAAATAAAATTCCTCCTCTTGTAATATAAAAAGTATAACATAAAAACGTTATCATGATAAAAAATAAAAAAGACGGTAATATTGCCGTCTTTTTATCAATTAAAATTTTATATCACCTGACATCTACAGAATATGGCACACAACATCAAAGGGCATCTTTACCCGGTACCTGGATGTTATTGATTCTCCTCATAGCTTTATCCATGTTCACTCAAAACCATGGGTTAACCATCAAAGAGACACATCTCAAGCATCCACCGCCGCAAACATGAGCTCTGCCTCGCATACCAGCCTGCCGTCTACAGTTATCTTGCCCCTGCCCTTGCCCATACCCATCTTCATGGCTGAAAACTCAATCTCTATCCGCATCTGGTCGCCTGGCTCCACAGTACCCCTGAATCTGCATTTGTCAACTCCTGTTATCATCAATAGTTTATCCCTGAACAATTCAGATTGCTTCAGTGCACAGGCACCAAGCTGAGCCATGCTTTCTATCATGAGCACACCCGGCATGGTGGGCTTTCCGGGAAAATGCCCCTGAAAGAAATAATCGTTAATTGTAACATTCTTTATTCCAACTGCCTTTTTACCATCTTCTATCTCCAGAATCCTGTCCAGAAGCAGAAATGGATACCTATGAGGTATCAACTTCTGGATCTCATTTACATCCAACATTTTCATCCTCCTATACCTTGTCACTGAGCTGTTTATATAAAATGTCGGCCAGGCCAAACCCGCCTGCTTCACTTATCTTTTTTGCGTACTCATCATCAAGCATGGATGTAAAGATATCCATTCCAAAAGAGTTATTATACAGGTCATCCTTCGGTATTGTAGCCCTCATATTCCTTAAAACCATGGATACAAAAATGGATTCAAAATCCTGACAGGCCTTTTTTAACTGTTCATCGTCCTTTTTCTCCAAAGCATTCTTTAGTATGGTCTCAAATTCATTTGTTTGAGCAATATTATTCTTATAATTAGAACTTTCAAAGGCCGATAAGCCATTTATTATGCTTATCAATCATCCCACCTACCTCTTCAGGTTATTTGTAATGCTTAACATTTCGTCTGCGGTCTGGATTGACTTAGAGTTTACCTCATAAGCCCGCTGAGCCGTTATAAGATTTACCATTTCCTGAACAACCTGAACATTGGATGTTTCTAAAAACCCTTGTAGGATATTGCTGGTGGTGTTTGTTTCATCTTCATATAAAGGCTCACCAGACGCAGCCGTCTGCGCATACAGATTGTCCCCTAATGCCTCCAGTCCATTTGGATTTAAAAATCTTGCTGTGCCTATCCTGGTTATTTCTTCCACAGTGCCATCGTCATTTTTTACACTTATTATACCTGACTTAGAAATAGATATATTTTTCTGGTTGGCGTCAAAGTATATTTCAGCTCCACTGCTGTCCAGGACAGGATAACCATCTGATGTGGTAAGCATGGCTGTATCCCCATCAACGCTCAATTTAAAGCTACCATCCCGGGTGTAGAGTTCCCTACCATTGGGGTCCAACACGACAAAAAATCCCTCTCCATCAATAGCCAGGTCCAAGGGATTATCTGTCTCCTGGAGGCTACCCTCGCTGAAATCTTTTACCGTCGCCGATGGCCTCACACCATGGCCCACCATGAGATTGACCGGTCTCCCCTCATCATATGCTAGCTGCTGGTATAAAAGGTCTTTAAACTCTACCCTCTCCTTTTTATATGCCGTAGTATTCACATTGGCAAGATTGTTTGATATTGTATCAACGTTAAGCTGTTGGGCCTGCATTCCTGAGGCTGCTGTCCACATTGCTCTTATCATCTGTTCTACCTCCTTATACCCTTCCAAGGTCGTTTACTGACTTTTCCAGAGTAGAATCCATAGTGGTTATTACACGCTGATTTGTCTCATATTCCCTCATCAGGTCAATCATGTCCACCATCTCATTTACAGGATTAACATTGGATGCCTCCAAAAAACCGGACTTTATAATCGGATTTAGCACCGTATTACCCTGTCCCTGGCTTACAAAGAGGTTATCACCTTCTTTTCTCAAGACTGTCTTGTCTGGAAATTCAAGTACCCTTACAGAGTCGACATACTGCCCGCCTACATATATGCCGCCGTGAGAGTCAAATGTAATATCTCCCTCCGGCAGGTATATATCTCCATTTGACCCCTGTACCCTGTAGCCTTCACCTGTAACCAAATAGCCATTTGCGTCTCTCTTAAAGCTCCCATCCCTTGTATATCTCACACCGTTTGGTGACATCACCTCAAAAAAACCATCACCATCGATACTGAGATCCAAAGGATTTCCTGTACTCACAATATTGGCAGCCTGGAAGTCGGTAAAGATTTCCGCAGGTCTTACTGTAAAAAATAACCTGCCAATAGGAACTGTATTTATCCCCGAGTTAAATATTACTTTTTCATCTGCAGCCTCTTCAACCATAAGATCTTTCTTAAAACCTGTAGTATCAACATTTGCCAGATTATTAGAAGCAACATCTAGTTTCCTTGTCTGATTTACCATGCTGCCAGCTGCAATATATATCCCGCGAAGCAATTTATACCTCCTCTCCCGTTATAATTGCACTCGTCCCAACCCTGTTCTTATTCATATTGTCCAGGGCATCCAACGCCTTTCCCGTACCTAAAGCAACACATGAAATCGGGTTTTCGGCAATAAACACCGGAATTTTTAAGTTATCCTCCATAAGCTTGTCCAATCCATTCAAAAGTGAACCACCACCAGTCATTATAATACCCTTTGTGCTTATATCCGCAGCAAGTTCAGGTGGGGTTTTCTCCAAGACATCATGTACAGCACCAACTATCTGAAACACTGGGTCTGATAACGCCTCTAAGGTTTCGTTGCTGCTGATGACAATATTTTGAGGCAGCCCGGTAACCAGACTGCGCCCCCTTATTTCTACAGTAGATGGCGGATCTTTAGGATAGGCACATCCAACTGACTTCTTTACCTCTTCTGCCGTGCGTTCACCTATCATCAGCTTGTGCTCCTTCTTCATATACTGAATTATAGCCTCATCAAAATTGTCTCCGGCTATCTTTAATGAGGTACTTACCACTGAACCACCGAGGGAGATAACAGCTATATCTGTCGTCCCACCGCCTATATCCACCACCATGTTGCCACTGGGTTTAGATATATCCATACCTGCACCTATGGCAGCCGCTATAGGCTGCTCTATGAGATATACCTTCCTTGCCCCAGCCTGCTCTGCAGCTTCAATAACAGCTCTTCTCTCAACACCTGTAACCTTAGCTGGTATAGCTATCATGACCCTCGGCCTGAAAAAGTTTCTTGACCCGCATGCCTTCGAAATAAAGTATCTCAACATTTTTTCGGTTATTTCATAGTCTGATATTACACCTTCCCTTATTGGTCTTATGGCAATTATGTTGCCAGGAGTCCTGCCTATCATCTTTCGTGCTTCTTCACCCACTGCCAGGACCTTTTTGCTGTCCCTTTCAATAGCAACCACTGACGGTTCCGTGAGGACTATTCCTTTACCTTTAATATACACAAGGACTGTGGCGGTCCCAAGATCAATTCCTATATCCAGACCCATGCCAAACATAGTATTACCCACCCTTCATTTTATCTCATTCTCTATATTCTATAAAACATCCAAAAATCCTCTTTTATTTGTAGTTAATTATTCCATCTTTATAGTCTCTCTGGAAGTCTTCCTTCAGATAATCAATAAATCTATTTAAAAGGACAGCAGCCTCAGCCCTGGTAAGTTTGTCATTCGGGTTTACCCTGCCCCTACTATCCCCTTGCAGTATATTCATTCTTGTTGCAACATATATAGAGTCCCTTGCCCATGATGGTATACTGTCATCATCAGCATAACCTGTTGAATAACCATAGGTGGGTGCAAGGCCCTCTAACCCGGCAGCACGTACCAAAATAGTGACGGCTTGAGCCCTCGTCAGAAATTCGTTTGGGCCAAACCTGCGTGGAGAAATGCCATCTATGAGCCCTTTTTCATATACATTCTTGATATATGGATAATAACTACTGTCAACCGGCACATCATCAAAGGGGGATGCCTCTTGAGTTTGATTCCTAGTCATCCTGGTAGTCCTGGTTGTTGTGGTTGTCTGAGGTAACATGTCAGTAGCCTTTGACACAGCCATAACAAAATCAGCTCTGGTTATAGGTATGTTTGGATAAAAATACACTGTATCCTTAGGAAAGACATTAAGGCTTGAAAGCCTTTCAATATCTCTTTCAGCCCAATGCCCGGATATGTCTCTATAGTCTGTTATATACAATCTCTCTTGAGTAACGGGCTCATGCAGCGTAAATTCTATGGAGTCAATATTCCTCTTCCTATTGTCAATGGTAATGCCATCGCCTGTATCCTTTATGGTTGGCAGGTTATAGTTGATGACCACCGTACCATCCTTTTTCTCCTGCATCAGGTAACCACCTTTAAAGCTTATCCATGTAGGGTCGTTTTCTATATAGTCCAGCGTCTTTTCCATCGTATATGAGAGATACTCATGAAAATTTCCATTCCACTCTATCTTTTCGCTATCATCAGTGCCTTCTCTGGAATAACTGATTGCCTGGCTGATGTCCATGGTCTCGGTAGAACCCCAATAGTGGTCATACCCTGTCGTCTTACTGTCTATGTCAACAATAACTTTTCCGAGATTTCTGTTTATAGTATAAATCTTTCTTCCAGTCCAGTTGCCTGCAAAATAGTCTACAGCCGGCTTGTTGTCAATTACCCGTGACATGCTCAAGGAATAGTCATCCAGTGTATAGGTATCGCTGCCAACCTTTATCGTTTCGCTATAATTCCTGTCCAAAGTTGAGGTCTCTATGGTCTGGTGTTTTGCGCTATCAAGGTCAACCACCGTTGTAATTGTATAACTCCTCGTAAGTGTAGCATTCTTTTCTGTATTTGTAAGGGAGTACCGGTATGAGGTCCTACCCCTGCTGGAGGTGATTTTAAGCGTACCTGTCATTAGTATAGGCTCGCCAGTGATAAACACATATTCCTGATATTCATACCCATCAGATATGCCGCCTTCTATCCCCGGTACCTGTGCATATGCTACACCTTGAAAAACCATTAAAAAAATTAATATAGTCAATACTAATCTGTTCATCGTTATTCCTCCCCGCAGACTATCAAAAGTCCATTCAGTGAATCGTCGAGAAGGATATAGAGCTGAGTCCCATTCTTTATATCATCCATTGAGGATATCCTTCCATTTTTTATAACTAAAGCATCCTGAGTCCAGACGTATCCCTTTGATGGTCCTGGCGCCCACTTATCTGTGAAGCTGCTGTATTCCAGCATGTCAGTCAGATTGGCCAGGCTGTTTTTACTCATGGAATCAAACCTGGCAGTGACAAAACGGATGTCATCGCTGTTATCATTGCCAAATATAACCATACCAATTACCTCGTCACCGTCCATCGCTGCATAGAAATACTCGTTCTCATACACCGGGTGCCTTTCGTACCTGTCATTCAAAAATTCCTCCGGTGAAATCACCGTGGCATCTCCAAGGCGGTCTATAATATACGTATCATCGCTGATATAGAGTTCCCCTAAGTCACTCACTCTTTTCCAATCATTTCCATTAAGCTCATACATCTTGTCAGCCTCAAATGTGGTAGAGTTTATATGGTCGATGCGACCCCACACTATCCTTACAGCTGGCTGAGAGTCAAGTACCATAACCAGCGGCGCTACATTGCTGCTGCCCATCCTATCCAGCAGGGTAAGGACTGTCTGATCTCTCTCCAGAGAATCAATGGTCACCATCTTGCCATCCTTTAATATTACACTGCCATCCCCTATATACACATCAGTATCAGGCAGTGTAAACCTGCCTGCCACCTTGTCCACACTGTCTATATCATCAACATATTCTTTCATGTGCCCATTTTCTACAACAATTCTATATGCCATTTCTTCTCCATATTCCATCCTTGTAATCACATAGACGTAGTCACCGATATAACTCTGTACATCACTGCCTGGCATATTATCATCATATATCTGACCTTCTCTCGAAACCGCCAACCTTAAAGATGGTGTATCACTCCATCTAAAATTATCAAACCTCTGTGCATCATCCAGTTGAAGTTTATTACCTACAACAGATGATAGCCTGCCTCTGTACAGATAGGCATATTCCATGTTGTCTTCAACCTTTTCTATAGAACTGACAGTACCGTCATTATTGAGATAGGCTTTAACCAGGTCACCGGGTTTAACATTGACAGAAACATAGGATGGGATAGGCAAGCTGTTTGTATTTCCACTATCATCCCTTATCAGTATGTGTCCACTGTCAATTTCCACAACGCTGCCTGAGTAATAAAACCTGCCCGGCTCAGAGTATCCAGGATTTTCAACCTCACCGTTTATGGCAAGTTCAACAATATCCCCATACTCTTCAGTAAAAGACACATACTGCCCAGGCATAAGCTCGTCCTCAGAAACTCTTTTGCCATCCAGGGTAATGTTCGTATAAGGTGTGATCCTGTAGCTTCTTTCTCCAGCATCCGAACGTATATTCACAGTACCCTTATCAGCAGAAATGACCTCCCCATTCTGTATTGATTTACTCACCTTTTCATTTCCTAAAACCTCTATGAGGTAAGGTGTATTACCCTTCATATATATGTCTACATTCTGAGAAATTTTAAGTCCATCGGTAACTGAGCTGTTATTTAAAACCACAATACCGCGTCTGTCGTCGGTGGATATGGTAAATGAGCTACCGTCATCCGCCCTCATGATGTAGTCAGTGCTGTTGTGTATTATTCCTGTCACGGTAGCCTTCATCTTTGTTATTCCAAATTTTTCCGGATACTTATCCAGAATCCTTCCCAGTATCACTGCCACCTGACCACGGGTAATCATGCCTTTGGGGTTAAAAGTCCCTCTGCTATTTCCCACCATTATTCCGTCTTTAAGGACTGGTTCTATAAATGGAATATAGTCTCTATTAAATAAACTGCTGTCGTCAAAGCTATATGCAAGCTGCTGGTCCATGCCATATGCGGGGGTATACCCCAGTGCCCTGCCTATATATGCAGCGAACTCTTCCCTTGATGCCTTGCTCTTCCATTCTTCTGTATATATATCCCCTGGTATAATATAACCCTCATTGGCGGCAGTAAATAAATATCCAACTGCCCATTCGCTTGAGTCTATCATATTTGTGTAATATTCGGCTGTCTTCTGGTCTAACATCTTCTGGGCATCTGCTTCTTTCCCGGCCAGTCTCAGTGCAATAGCTATAGCCTCCTCCCTGCTTATCTTTTCCTCCGGGTGGAATTTTCCGTCCCCTACCCCCTTCAGCAGAGATAGAGCGGTAACTCTGACAGCATCCCGGTAAGACCATGCTGGTATCTTGTCGTTGAATTTGACACTGTTCAGGAGGAGCTTATACCCCTCAAATCCATAGTACACTGCTCCAGTCGTTGATGCAGCAAGAGCACTTTTAATAGGCGAAAAGAACAATATGGCAGCCAGTAAAAAAACACCAAGTCGTCTCATGTCTATCTATCTCCCCAAAACAGCATATATACCAGGAGTACTGATTGATGCAGCCTGTGCCTGGCCAGAACTTATTAGATCCCACTCTCTTTCATCCTCATTGAAGTAGTAGAGTGAAGCCCCATCTGATTCCTTATATACTGGATATATATAGAACTCATTAAAATAGTTAATTGGAGAACTCTCACCATCTATATTACGGTTTGCATCAATTAAAAATATGGGCGACAGTGCTCTTTCCCCTCTCTCTATAAATTTTGAGTAGTTCCCGCGGTCACTTCCTGTAAGCTCTTTAACCGTAAGCACGACGTAATTACCGCTTTGTCTGCTGGATGAATATGAAGTCCCCGCATTACTGTCAAAACCCTTTAAAGAAAACACTATGCCGGTCTTAGGGGTATTTATTGAAACCCACCTGTCTACTGTTTTTATAAGGTGCTCAGGTATATTTATCTTGAGATCCAATGGCTCTGACGGGTCCATATCCAGCTCAAACCTGAAATCTCTTTCGCTGTTACCCAGCGTAATTACTGCAGTACCACCAGATATACTCACATGATTCTCATCCGATGTGTCCTCATAATCACTGCTTGCCTTACTGTCAAAGGTAGTAGCACTGTCTTCTGCAGACTCTGAGATGCCGTACGAGTTTATTGCTTCCAGTTTAAAATAGTACTGCGTATCTCTATCAAGACCCTTTACATAATACTCATTATCCTCGGTAGTTGCAATAAAGTGATAATCGTCGTCACCTGACTCTCTTGCATATATCTGATAAAAATCAGCGCCTCTTAATTGGTCCCATGTGAGCTTTATGGTGTCTCCGGCAACTGCTTCTGCTTTAAATCCAGTAGGGCTGGCCGGCACAGTCTCAATGAATTCAAACCCATCCCTCAATACTGCCTCTCCATATGCGCCGATGTTCTTCACTACTACATCTACCTTGCCTGCAGGATGTGGTGGT is part of the Calorimonas adulescens genome and harbors:
- a CDS encoding S-layer homology domain-containing protein, with the protein product MNRLVLTILIFLMVFQGVAYAQVPGIEGGISDGYEYQEYVFITGEPILMTGTLKITSSRGRTSYRYSLTNTEKNATLTRSYTITTVVDLDSAKHQTIETSTLDRNYSETIKVGSDTYTLDDYSLSMSRVIDNKPAVDYFAGNWTGRKIYTINRNLGKVIVDIDSKTTGYDHYWGSTETMDISQAISYSREGTDDSEKIEWNGNFHEYLSYTMEKTLDYIENDPTWISFKGGYLMQEKKDGTVVINYNLPTIKDTGDGITIDNRKRNIDSIEFTLHEPVTQERLYITDYRDISGHWAERDIERLSSLNVFPKDTVYFYPNIPITRADFVMAVSKATDMLPQTTTTTRTTRMTRNQTQEASPFDDVPVDSSYYPYIKNVYEKGLIDGISPRRFGPNEFLTRAQAVTILVRAAGLEGLAPTYGYSTGYADDDSIPSWARDSIYVATRMNILQGDSRGRVNPNDKLTRAEAAVLLNRFIDYLKEDFQRDYKDGIINYK
- a CDS encoding rod shape-determining protein — its product is MFGMGLDIGIDLGTATVLVYIKGKGIVLTEPSVVAIERDSKKVLAVGEEARKMIGRTPGNIIAIRPIREGVISDYEITEKMLRYFISKACGSRNFFRPRVMIAIPAKVTGVERRAVIEAAEQAGARKVYLIEQPIAAAIGAGMDISKPSGNMVVDIGGGTTDIAVISLGGSVVSTSLKIAGDNFDEAIIQYMKKEHKLMIGERTAEEVKKSVGCAYPKDPPSTVEIRGRSLVTGLPQNIVISSNETLEALSDPVFQIVGAVHDVLEKTPPELAADISTKGIIMTGGGSLLNGLDKLMEDNLKIPVFIAENPISCVALGTGKALDALDNMNKNRVGTSAIITGEEV
- the flgG gene encoding flagellar basal-body rod protein FlgG; the protein is MIRAMWTAASGMQAQQLNVDTISNNLANVNTTAYKKERVEFKDLLYQQLAYDEGRPVNLMVGHGVRPSATVKDFSEGSLQETDNPLDLAIDGEGFFVVLDPNGRELYTRDGSFKLSVDGDTAMLTTSDGYPVLDSSGAEIYFDANQKNISISKSGIISVKNDDGTVEEITRIGTARFLNPNGLEALGDNLYAQTAASGEPLYEDETNTTSNILQGFLETSNVQVVQEMVNLITAQRAYEVNSKSIQTADEMLSITNNLKR
- a CDS encoding rod-binding protein gives rise to the protein MISIINGLSAFESSNYKNNIAQTNEFETILKNALEKKDDEQLKKACQDFESIFVSMVLRNMRATIPKDDLYNNSFGMDIFTSMLDDEYAKKISEAGGFGLADILYKQLSDKV
- the flgF gene encoding flagellar basal-body rod protein FlgF — protein: MLRGIYIAAGSMVNQTRKLDVASNNLANVDTTGFKKDLMVEEAADEKVIFNSGINTVPIGRLFFTVRPAEIFTDFQAANIVSTGNPLDLSIDGDGFFEVMSPNGVRYTRDGSFKRDANGYLVTGEGYRVQGSNGDIYLPEGDITFDSHGGIYVGGQYVDSVRVLEFPDKTVLRKEGDNLFVSQGQGNTVLNPIIKSGFLEASNVNPVNEMVDMIDLMREYETNQRVITTMDSTLEKSVNDLGRV
- the fabZ gene encoding 3-hydroxyacyl-ACP dehydratase FabZ yields the protein MLDVNEIQKLIPHRYPFLLLDRILEIEDGKKAVGIKNVTINDYFFQGHFPGKPTMPGVLMIESMAQLGACALKQSELFRDKLLMITGVDKCRFRGTVEPGDQMRIEIEFSAMKMGMGKGRGKITVDGRLVCEAELMFAAVDA
- the fbp gene encoding fructose-1,6-bisphosphate aldolase/phosphatase, with protein sequence MSKLTLSVIKADVGGFVGHSSVHQKLLDRAREYLDANKELLIDFNVLSVGDDIQLIMTHEKGVDSDAIHQLAWDTFKSCTEVAKELKLYGAGQDLLKDTFSGNIKGMGPGAAEMEFEERASEPVLIFMADKTEPGAWNLPLYKMFADPFNTIGLVIDPKMHKGFVFEVLDLKEHKKVYLNSPEDIYDLLVFIGSHGRYCIKSVYTRDGEIVAVSSTQTMNYIAGRYVGKDDPVMIVRTQNGFPAVGEALEPFANPHIVAGWMRGSHNAPLIPVSIKQAMPTRFDGPPRVVAAGYQICNGKLLGPQDMFGDMAFDRARQKGLEIADILRQLGPFEPHRLPLDELEYTSMPMVLEKFEKGFIEE
- a CDS encoding S-layer homology domain-containing protein — translated: MRRLGVFLLAAILFFSPIKSALAASTTGAVYYGFEGYKLLLNSVKFNDKIPAWSYRDAVRVTALSLLKGVGDGKFHPEEKISREEAIAIALRLAGKEADAQKMLDQKTAEYYTNMIDSSEWAVGYLFTAANEGYIIPGDIYTEEWKSKASREEFAAYIGRALGYTPAYGMDQQLAYSFDDSSLFNRDYIPFIEPVLKDGIMVGNSRGTFNPKGMITRGQVAVILGRILDKYPEKFGITKMKATVTGIIHNSTDYIMRADDGSSFTISTDDRRGIVVLNNSSVTDGLKISQNVDIYMKGNTPYLIEVLGNEKVSKSIQNGEVISADKGTVNIRSDAGERSYRITPYTNITLDGKRVSEDELMPGQYVSFTEEYGDIVELAINGEVENPGYSEPGRFYYSGSVVEIDSGHILIRDDSGNTNSLPIPSYVSVNVKPGDLVKAYLNNDGTVSSIEKVEDNMEYAYLYRGRLSSVVGNKLQLDDAQRFDNFRWSDTPSLRLAVSREGQIYDDNMPGSDVQSYIGDYVYVITRMEYGEEMAYRIVVENGHMKEYVDDIDSVDKVAGRFTLPDTDVYIGDGSVILKDGKMVTIDSLERDQTVLTLLDRMGSSNVAPLVMVLDSQPAVRIVWGRIDHINSTTFEADKMYELNGNDWKRVSDLGELYISDDTYIIDRLGDATVISPEEFLNDRYERHPVYENEYFYAAMDGDEVIGMVIFGNDNSDDIRFVTARFDSMSKNSLANLTDMLEYSSFTDKWAPGPSKGYVWTQDALVIKNGRISSMDDIKNGTQLYILLDDSLNGLLIVCGEE